A region of the Mytilus trossulus isolate FHL-02 chromosome 11, PNRI_Mtr1.1.1.hap1, whole genome shotgun sequence genome:
acttgtctatcccaaattcatgcatttggttttgatgttaaatttgttattctggtggaattttgtctgatgctaggtccgtttctgtggtgttatattgaagtgttgtgtcgttgttctcttctaATATtcaatgtgtttccctcggttttagtttgttaccccgattttgttgttttgtctatggatttatgagtttttaatagcggcatactactgttgcctttatttatgatatatcttTCCCTTTCGCCATTTTGTTAGAAATCGTTTATCATGCTTACGTCAAAGTAGCAATCAAAGCTATCAAAAACAAAGATTATAATGGTGAAActtatttttatgttgataATAGCGACAAGACAATTACTACCTTGGGAAAACTGTTATACGAACTGAAAACGTAAAGGATAACATAAGTAACTGTTACTCTGTCAACAGAAGATTAAGATTCAAGTGAATGAGTGCATCACAAAATGCcttataataaatgaaaaagaaatttgagGATCACACCAGTTTCTCAGCGAGCTTTTTAAGTAATCATATCATAATAGAGGAGTTGAAATACGATTCACTATAGAAcatgaattaaatattaaataaattaattttgacttttacatttttaatgatgattttgtttAACTATCTACCACCTTCGTTTGTGAACAATcgataatgttttacttttaccttgaattttaaacaatagctattttgtaaagatttttatattaagtaaatacaattaaataagtataaattattatattgtgAAAGATACAATTTGAAGCGTGCTGATTATTATTAATATGGTCATTGATATCAATTTCTAGGTTGCTATTTTCAATTGACGGAGATATATACGAAATTGATAGTTTAGTAAATAATTTGGTTATCGAGACACTCCATACTCATCAGTGGTTGTTGAAAGCTTCCTATATGTTTCAGGTTTAATTGAATATAAGTTGCAGACGTCATACATATGGTCGCATTTGTTCATGTAATAGACAACCTTTCTCCAACTGATATAGTTCTTGTCATACAAGACTGGCATTTGACCTTAAGATGTCTATCTTCATTAATATGTATTGTAACATGAATcttcttttttcctttgatctttttatgGAATAACACAGAGACGACAAGCACGTACCACAATGTATGCTCTAAATTGAAGCAACCAAATAATATTGCATGAAAGGTCACATGGGCCTATATAACTCAATGGGAAAACTGCCATGAAATAGCCAACAACACTTTAACCAATATTGCACGAGTAAGCTCCGCCTCCTTAGGAAAAGATTACGCCTACAAAAAAAGCACacacaaaaatgtcaattttattagaattcttataacaaaatacaaatctttaaaTCTGTGTAGGTTTTCTCCGCCAGACAGACaaccaaaaaaatgaaacgaCTACGcattaattttttcaaaatagaatcgatttttttttacaaattttctttgtACTTTTGAAACATAAACCTAAAATTGATCATTAcatattgaaatgaaattttgttcaaatgcaGAGTTTAGTTAGTGAAAGTTGAAGTtgcaatttgaaaattgaacaaCCCCTTTAGTATTTGTAACGTCTTTAAGCATTTCTGGTGTGGTCCGTTGACGTTTCATCGGTGGTGTGGCTAACACACTCGTATTTTCAGTAGTCGGTTCATCACTAGAATTTTCCTCGAAAAAGGATACTTCTGCAGTTTCAGTGGCATCTCGAGGAGGATTAAGCACATTTGAAACCTTTTTCTGTATTGTTTCATTTGAAGTTTTGTAGGTTCGGACAGCATTTGATCTGTGCCCCGTTCTACCCATTATCTCCTGTTCCTCGATCCCTGCTTGGTATAGTTGAGTCGCACATGTACGCTTGCCTGAATGATTTGAAAAGTTGCCCTGAATACCACCTTTCTGACAAATTTCCTTCATGAAAAGGTCCAATTTGTTAATGCCAACAGCCTGCTTTCCATATCTAATAGTTTGCTCAGAATTTCCCTCGAGTGGTTTACGGTAAAAGATGCCATCATTACCGAGCGCCTCTAAATATTTCTGAAAATGTGTAGCAATGCATCGAGGACCTACAATGGTAATAGAAAAGTTAATGAAGTTTGCAGATAgatgatttaaatataaaacaagatgaaaatatctcgtccattaaatatttgactttatatttacggcaaattattaaaaattaaactaaaatataatatacacaaATACACAATATTCTTAGGAATATTACTTGCTTATAGTtacatattaaataattaagcaacatgaaattaacaaataaaacttatcatGCACAGAACATGTGAAAACTGGATACAATCTATTTAATCCTGTTTTGTAATGGGTTGAAAATCACATTTAACAGTATATTTAACATACTGTTAAAAGTACTGACAATGCAATCAAATATGGCTATTCAGCTGACTATATATGCGgtttgggttttgctcattgttgaagatggAACGGGGACCTACAGTTGCTAACTTCTATATACAAGTTATTTGGTCTGTGGtggagttttctcattggcaattatacagCATATTCTtacttatataaatgtataacataaaGAACCATTtagaaattacaaataaatgtctTACCTTCTTCGGAGTAATGTTTGATATCCTTGTTATCCAGACTAAGATGGGATAAACCTCctttgaaagtttttgtactCCTCCCTATGAAGCGCACATACTTTCCAGTTTGGTCGGTCCCAATTTCAAATTGGGAACAGTCTAGATTACGGTGTTCATCTCGTCCTCGCAAACCAAAAAGTTTGCATGCATAGAAAAAAGCAGTATGCTGGAGCGATACAGAATTCGTCATTCCAAAAACCCCCTTTTGCCACAAATTTTCTTCATCTTGTAGACTGAGAGG
Encoded here:
- the LOC134691038 gene encoding uncharacterized protein LOC134691038, which translates into the protein MILKEAMMADAFSLPLESLPDWFEIENVDTDDLVLSQVLQEVEEDMSLANASETIEENIRLSQIHSNMEPFYNMSVSQAVDYYHLGTFELGDFLLTDLKDEDVEPVRFTAPVLDEDVEPVRFTAPVSDEDIEKLISSQTNANTKKNTKWSIGVFNEWRIARSKHGDSIADIYMLEAAEMNHWLQRFVIEVRNKKGEEYPPKSLYSIICGLLRYCKDMNVNDKNFLDEKDLRFVTFRRVLDSRMKELLSKGFGTKVKRADPLSLQDEENLWQKGVFGMTNSVSLQHTAFFYACKLFGLRGRDEHRNLDCSQFEIGTDQTGKYVRFIGRSTKTFKGGLSHLSLDNKDIKHYSEEGPRCIATHFQKYLEALGNDGIFYRKPLEGNSEQTIRYGKQAVGINKLDLFMKEICQKGGIQGNFSNHSGKRTCATQLYQAGIEEQEIMGRTGHRSNAVRTYKTSNETIQKKVSNVLNPPRDATETAEVSFFEENSSDEPTTENTSVLATPPMKRQRTTPEMLKDVTNTKGVVQFSNCNFNFH